The Gemmatimonas aurantiaca T-27 DNA segment GGTCCGCCAAGCCCGGGTGATCGGCGCCGGCGAGATCAGCACCATCCGTGCAGGGGCAGGCAGAGACGGGTCCTGTGTACACCTTATGGCGTACAGCATGGCCAGCATCGCTCCCCACGAGTACCCGATCAGTGTTGGCGGCACGAGCCCGAACTCCCTGATCAGCGTGCCGAGATCAGCGACCTGCGTTTCCCAGGTGATGGGCGTCGGGTCGTCGGTCTTCGATTGCCCCCCACCGCGCTGGTCGTAGGTGTAGACGCGGTGGTTCTCGGCCAGCGCCAACATCTGCGGATACAGGTAGTCGTGATGCGCACCCGGACCGCCGTGGAGCAGCAGAACCGGAGGCGCATCGACCGGGCCGTCGATGCGGTAGTACAGCGAGGTGGAGACAGAGAAAGGCATGGGAACTGCAGAAGCTGGAGGGACAGGAGCAGGAACTGCAGAAGCGGGAGGGACGGGAGCTGGACCGACGGGAGCTGGGGAAACGGGAGCTGGGGAAACGGGAGCTGGAGAAACGGGAGCTGGACCCACGGGGCACAACGGCAGCAGGCTGCACGACCCCGTACCTCTCACCCGTGACTTCCAACATACCCGGACGACGTCTTCGGAGCGGCGTGCGCGCACACCGGTGCTAGCTTCCACATAAGGCCCTCCCGCTTGAACGCGTAGTTCCAGCTTCCGTAGTCCCAGCTCCCGTTTCTCCAGCTCCCGTAGGTCCAGCTTCCGTCGTTCCAGCCCCCGTCCCCCCAGCTTCCGTCGGTCCAGCTCCCGCTCCTCCGCTCCGCCCCCCGCCCCCTCGCAGTTCCGTCCATGCCCCCTCTCGGTTACCGCCGCTCCACTCCGTCAGCATCTGCCGCCGAAAGCGGCGCGTTTCGGGCCGTTCCTGATGGCCGGGCCGCGCGTGGCACGATGCGGGCGCTGGCGTTGCTGGTCGATCGTATCGTCACGCTCGGTACGTCGGGAGCGTCCGATATGCCCGAGCGCGCCGCGGTGCGGGATGCGTTGCGGTTGCTGGCCGCACGGATCCGCGAGGGAGCCATGCTGTGTCGCATCATCGACGGACAGTTTGTGTTGGCCGGTGAAGCAGTGGATCGGGGACTCACGCGCGACGATCCACTGCTGGCCGGACTGTTGCAACGGTGTTTTGTGCATGGAGTGGGCGGTATCACCGTCCGACAGGGTGCCGCGCCCGGTGAGCTGTTCACGCTCGCCTCGATGTTGGCTTCGGCCCCTCGGGGAGATGACGTCGTGCCGTTTTCCTCGGACACGCCGACGACGTTGAGCAGCATCGGCGCCGAGCCCTTGCCGCGTGAATTGCTGCGCTCGTGGAGTGTGTTGGTGACGCCGGCGGAGCGTCCCACGGCGCACCTGCTGCTCACGCCCGCTGAAGGCCTGGCCGCGATCAGTGCCACGATGGCGGACGGCGCGGGTGCGTCACCGACTGTGGTCGCGCTCACTCGGCTCGCGTCATCACACAGCGACGAAGCGGCCAACGCCGCGGTCGATCAGCTCGTGCAACTGCTCGACGATGCCGAACTGCGTGGTGAGGCACGCGTGGTGGAAGGGATCGCGCGTGCCTGCATGGCACAATTGCATGCCGTGGGTTCTGGCAGCACACGGCTTGCCCTCGAACGGCTGCTACGACGTCTGCAGCATCGACGTACGCTGGAGTTGTTGGGCGAACGACTGCCTGAGGTCCCGGATCGTCTGCAGTTGCTCACGCTGTTCGCACGGGCTGGGGAAATCGCCGTCGAGATTCTGGTGAACCAGCTCATGCGCGTGCAGGATGCCACCGCGCGCCGTGCCTATTTCGACAGCATCGTCTCCCTCGATCTGGGGGCCACGCTGCTGTTCGAGCTGGTGCGGGATCCGCGGTGGTTCGTGGTGCGCAATGCGGTGGCGTTGCTGGGGGAGATGGGGGTTGAGCACGCCGACATTGCCATGTTGCCGCTGGTTGCCCATGAGGATGATCGGATCCGCATTGCGGTGTCGCGATCGCTGTTGCGACTGGGCACCGTGAAAGCGCTGGCGGGTTTGCATGGTCTCATCGACGACCGCAACGCCGAGGTGCGTCGCATTGCGGCCGCGGCGTACGGTCTGACATCGACCGCCAGTGGCAGTGTCCGCCCGCCCGCGGCGCGGCTCGCCATGGCGCTCGAACGGGAGACGGACGAAGACGTCGCCCTCGAGATGTTGGCCTCATTGGGACGACTGGGATCGGCTGACGCCGTTCAGCGGCTGCTGCGCATTGCCCTGCCGCCACAGCAACCGCAGGATGGCACCGAGCGTCCTGCACCACGAGAATCGTATCTGCGCGTGGCAGCTATCGAGTCCCTGATACGCGCACGAGGGCAGGCGGTGGTGCCTGCCCTCGAAGGCCTGAAAAACGATCCCGATCCCGATGTGGCAGCGGCCGCCAAACGCATGGATGCGTAGGCTGACGCGATGAGATCCAGCGTGTGTCCTATCGGTCGGTGAAATCGGTGGCGTCGCTCACCGTGCGGCAGGTTTCCGCGATGAGCGTGGCGGCCCGATCGAGGTCCTCCAGCGAAACCATCTCGTTCGGCGAGTGCATGTAGCGGTTCGGAATCGACACCAGGCCCGTCGCCACACCGCTGCGTGCGAGTTGCATCGCGTCGGCGTCGGTGCTCGTGAAACGACCGGCGGCATGGATCGAGAACGGGATCTCCAGTCGCTGCGCCGTCTCCGACAGCAGGCGATACACCACCGGCGAAATCACCGACCCGCGTGTCAGCACCGGTCCACCGCCGATGTTGTGCTCACCGATTTCTTCCTTCTTCACACCGGGATGGTCGGTCGCGAATGTCACGTCCACCGCGATCGCCATGGTGGCCTCCTGCGAATGCGCCGCCACCCGTGCGCCGCCACCCGTGTAGCCGATCTCTTCCTGCGCCGTCGCGGCCGCCACCACGCGGGCATGCCCCGGATTTTCTGCATAGCGCCGCAGCGCCTCGAGCACGACGAACGCCCCGATGCGGTCGTCGATGCTGCGCGACACGATCCGGTGATTGGGCATGTCCATCGTGCGGGAATCGATCACGCCGGCATCACCCACCTGCAGCAGTTCCTGCGCCTCGGCCTTGTTCTTCACGCCGATGTCGACCCACAGATCGGTGATCTTGGACGCCTTTTCGCGTTCCTCGGGTTTCATCAGGTGGATGGCCTTCTTGCCGATCACACCGAACACATCCCCATTTCGACCCAGAAAGCGCATACGCTGGGCCACCAGCACCTGCGGATCCCAGCCGCCGATCGGTTCGAAGTAGATGTACCCGTTGTCGTCGATGTGGGTGATGATCACACCGATTTCGTCGATATGACCGGCCAGCAGAATCGTCGGCGCGTTCGGGCCACCGGTGCCTTCGACCACGGCGTACGAATTGCCGATGACGTCGGCGCGGATGGCCGACGTGAACGTGGCCGCTTCGGTGCGCCAGGCGCGCGCCGGTGCGCCTTCGAAGCCCGACGGTCCGGGGGTGTCGAGCAGGCGCTTGAGAAATGCGATGGAGGAGTCGGAGAGCATCCCGGAAATATACGTGGTAGCTTGTGGCATGATTCTCCTCCTCGTGGCGATCGGGCTCGGCGCTGGTATTCTCTCCGGCGTCTTCGGCATCGGTGGCGGGATCGTGATTGTCCCGGCCCTGATCTACCTCGCGAAGATGCCGCCGCAGCAGGCCGCCGGCACATCACTCGCCGCGCTCGTGCTGCCCATCGGGGCGGCCATCGGGGCGGCGACGTACTACCGCGCCGGCCATCTGCAGATCAAGGACGCCCTCTACATCGCCCTCGGCATGGCCGCCGGCGCGTACCTCGGCGCACTGCTTTCCACGCACCTCGATGCCAACATCCTGCGCAAGGCATTTGCCGTGCTGCTTGTCCTGATGGCCGTCAAACTCTGGTTGGGCTGAACGCGGTACGGTGAGCGGGCCCGCTCGCCGACATGATTCCCCATCGCGCCGAGCATTCCCTTCGTCGCAGCGCTCCTCGGGAACGAGTCGGCGCTCCGGAGATTCGTGCCGACTCGCTCACGGCAGACCGTGCTCCGATCCAACCGTCGTTCGCTGTCAGCCCTTCAGAACACTTCGGTCCATCGCTCTTCTCACCGATCGCGTCAGTCCAGCCGCTCGCCCTCGTCACCCACGCCGGCCTTGCCCAGCCGGCGTGAGGTCAGGAGCGCGCCCCCGACGAC contains these protein-coding regions:
- a CDS encoding HEAT repeat domain-containing protein translates to MPPLGYRRSTPSASAAESGAFRAVPDGRAARGTMRALALLVDRIVTLGTSGASDMPERAAVRDALRLLAARIREGAMLCRIIDGQFVLAGEAVDRGLTRDDPLLAGLLQRCFVHGVGGITVRQGAAPGELFTLASMLASAPRGDDVVPFSSDTPTTLSSIGAEPLPRELLRSWSVLVTPAERPTAHLLLTPAEGLAAISATMADGAGASPTVVALTRLASSHSDEAANAAVDQLVQLLDDAELRGEARVVEGIARACMAQLHAVGSGSTRLALERLLRRLQHRRTLELLGERLPEVPDRLQLLTLFARAGEIAVEILVNQLMRVQDATARRAYFDSIVSLDLGATLLFELVRDPRWFVVRNAVALLGEMGVEHADIAMLPLVAHEDDRIRIAVSRSLLRLGTVKALAGLHGLIDDRNAEVRRIAAAAYGLTSTASGSVRPPAARLAMALERETDEDVALEMLASLGRLGSADAVQRLLRIALPPQQPQDGTERPAPRESYLRVAAIESLIRARGQAVVPALEGLKNDPDPDVAAAAKRMDA
- a CDS encoding M42 family metallopeptidase, with the protein product MLSDSSIAFLKRLLDTPGPSGFEGAPARAWRTEAATFTSAIRADVIGNSYAVVEGTGGPNAPTILLAGHIDEIGVIITHIDDNGYIYFEPIGGWDPQVLVAQRMRFLGRNGDVFGVIGKKAIHLMKPEEREKASKITDLWVDIGVKNKAEAQELLQVGDAGVIDSRTMDMPNHRIVSRSIDDRIGAFVVLEALRRYAENPGHARVVAAATAQEEIGYTGGGARVAAHSQEATMAIAVDVTFATDHPGVKKEEIGEHNIGGGPVLTRGSVISPVVYRLLSETAQRLEIPFSIHAAGRFTSTDADAMQLARSGVATGLVSIPNRYMHSPNEMVSLEDLDRAATLIAETCRTVSDATDFTDR
- a CDS encoding sulfite exporter TauE/SafE family protein: MILLLVAIGLGAGILSGVFGIGGGIVIVPALIYLAKMPPQQAAGTSLAALVLPIGAAIGAATYYRAGHLQIKDALYIALGMAAGAYLGALLSTHLDANILRKAFAVLLVLMAVKLWLG